In Pseudomonas sp. LRP2-20, the genomic window GCGCACGTCTGGCTGGCGGTTCAGGCCATAACGCAGCAAGGCGCCAAGCTGCCGGGGGAAGGCATAGGGGATCACGCTGGAGCGCTCGATCAGCCCGGCGTTGCCATGGCTGGTGCCGTTGCCGGGGTCGTCACGGTCGATCAGGATCACCTGGCGCCCTCGGGCCTGCAGGTGCAGTGCGGTACTGACGCCGACGATGCCGGCGCCGAGAACAAGGGTCTGGCAATGCATGGATGTATCCTTCGGTCAGTTCAGGTGGCGGCCCAGGCGGGCTTCCAGGTGTTTGAGCAAGCGCCGGACCAGTTCGACGATCACCAGGTAGAGCACTGCGGCCCACAGGTAGATCTGGAAGTCGAAACTGCGCGAGAACGCCAGTTTGGTCACGCCCATCAGGTCGTAGATGGTCACCAGCGAAGCGATGGCGCTGGCCTTGATCATCAGGATCAGCTCGTTGCCCAGCGGGCCGATGGCCACCAGCAACGATTGCGGCAGGATCACCTTGAAGAAGGTGGTCGAGCGCTTCAGGTTCAGCGCGTGTGCCGCTTCGTACTGGCCTGGCGCCACTGCCATCAGGCTGCCGCGGAAGATCTCGGCCTGGTAGGCGGCGGTGTTCAGGGTGAACGCCAGCAAGGTGCAGAACCAGGCTTCGCGGAAGAACCACCAGAGGCCGACGTCCTGCCAGAAGCCCTTGAGCGAACCCAGGCCGTAATACAGCAGAAACAGCTGTGCCAGCAGCGGCGAGCCGCGGAAGAAGTAGATGTAGCCCGCCGCCATACGCTGCAGCAGCAGGTGCCGCGACATGCGCGCCAGGGCCAGCAGCAGGCCGAGCACGGCGCCCAGGCTGAAGGAGATCGCCACCAGCTTGGCGGTCACCAGCAGGCCATCGACGAAACGCGGGCCGTAGCGTTCCAGCAGGTCCGGGTCCAGCACCAGGCCCAGCAGTTGTTCGGCACTCATGCGCGTGCTCCTTGCAGGTGGCGGTTGCTGCGCCGCTCGATAAAGGCGAATACCCGTCCCGAGGCGGCCGAGAACAGCAGGTAACCCAGGCAGGCCACGCCATAGAAGAACATCGGCTCCTTGGTCACGCTGACCGCCAGGTTGGTCTGGCGCATCAGGTCGACCAGCGAGATGGTCGACACCAGCGAGGTGTCCTTGAGCAGGGACAGCCAGTTGTTCGACAGGCCCGGCAGGGCGATGCGGGTCAGTTGCGGCAACACCACCTTGAAGAACCCGGTGCGCTTGCTCAGGCCCAGTGCCGAGCAGGCCTCCAGTTGCCCTTTGGGCAGGGTCTTGAACGCGGCCAGCCAGATTTCGCTGGAGAACGCTGCGAATACCAGGCTGAAGGCGATCATTGCGGCGAGGAAGGTGTTGATCAGGAACTCGCCTTCATAACCCATCGCCGCCAGCAGCTTCTGCGCGGCGATCTGGCAGCCGTAATAGATGATCAGCAAGGTCAGCAGCTCGGGCAGGCCGCGGAACACCGTGGAGAAGGTCGTGGCCCAGGCCCGTGGCAGGCGTTTGCGCGAACGCGCCGCCAGGGCCACGGCCAGGCCCAACGGCAGGCCGACAGGCAGGCAGGCGAGGGCCAGGGAAACGGTAACCAGCGCGCCGGCCAGCAACGCCTGGCCCCAGCCTCCGCTGGCGAAGGACAGCAAGGACAATTGATCGAGCATGACGAACCCCTTGGATGGGCTGCGCGGTCTCGGTGTAGGAGCGGCCTTGCCGAGGTGTCGGCGAGACCGCTCCTACAGCGATAGCGCAGTTTTCCGAAGATCAGTTGTAGATATCGAAGGCAAAGTACTTGCTGGCGATCTTCTGGTAGGTGCCGTTGGCAACGATCTCGGCCAGTGCGGTGTTCAGCCGCTGGCGCAGGGCATCGTCGTCCTTGCGCACGGCAATGGCAGCGTCGGCCTTGGTGTTGGCAACGTCACCGAGGATCTTGCAGCAGTCCTGACCGTTCTTGTTCATCCACTCATGCAGCGGGAACTTGTCGGCAATCACCCCGTCCAGGCGGCCGGCGGCGAGGTCGGCGTTGGCCTCGTCCATGGTCGGGTACAGCTTCACGTCGGCGCCAGCCTTGGCGTACACGTCTTCGGCATAGATGGCCTGGGTCGAGGACGACTGGGCGCCGACGGTATAGCCGTCGAAGCGGGTCTGGGCGTCGCTGATCTTGCTGTCCTTGGCCACCGCGACAGTCAGCGGGGTGCGGTAGTAGTGGTCGGTGAAGGCGATCTTCTTGCGCCGTTCCTCGGTGTCGATCATCGACGCCACCACGGCATCGTACTTGCGCGCCATCAGCGCCGGGATGATGCCCTCCCAGTCCTGGGCGACCAGGGTGCACTCGACCTTCATCTGTTCGCACAGGGCGTGGGTGATGTCGATGTCGAAGCCGTGCAGCTGGTTATCGGCATCGACATAATTGAAGGGCGGGTAGGCACCTTCGGTGGCGAAGCGCAGGGTCTCGGCACTGGCGTTACCTGCCAGCAGCAGGGCACACGCACCCAGCAAAGCCATGGTCTTGTTCATCTCGCACCTCTTGCACTCTTGCTATTGTTGTTTGTTGGCCGGCCACGAGGTGTAGCCGACGAACTCGTTATGTAGAGCGGCAGTTGCTTCCAAGCGTTTTTCAACATCAGGCCCGAGCTTCTTGCAGACCTCGTTGACCATCAGGTGCACCCACGACAGCATGGTTGCGGTGGATTCCCAGAACAGATTGAATTCGGTGGGGATGCGGAACACTTCGTCGGCATGAGCATCGGCCCAGTCGCAGAAGGTATCGGTCACCAGCGTGACCGGGATGCCGGCGGCGCGTGCCTTCTGGCACAGCAGCAGGGCATGGCGCGAATAGCGGCGGGCCTCGAACACCACCAGCGTGGTGGCCTCGCTGCGGCCGAGCAGCACGTCGCCGAAGTGCCCGGCGCTGCCATCGACCAGTTGCACGCCGTCGCGCAGGTATTGCAACAGGTGGCTCATGCACATGGCGATGCCACGCTCGGTCTGGAAGCCGGCGATGCATACCCGCGGCTTTTCTGCCAGGCGCTGTGCCACGGCGTGCCAGGCGTCGCTCTGGCGGTATTCGTGGACGCGGACCAGGGCTGCCATTTCCAGCTCCAGGCTGCCGGCGTTGTCGCTGACGTCCTCATTCTGGCGATATTCTTGCAGGCGATCCCCCATCAGCCACGGCCCGTCGCCGAGGTCGCTCTGCAGGTCTTGCTTGAGCGCCTTGAGATGGGCATAACCGAGGGATCGGCAGAAGCGCCCGACACTGGATTCGCTGACGCCCAGCTTGGCGGCAATGCTGGCCGAGGTCTGGAACGGCAGTTCGTGCAGGTTGGCAAGCATGTAGCTGGCGATCTTGCGGCCCGAGGCAGCGGCCCCTTGCAGGCTGTTTTCCAGGCGTTGCTTGATCGGTTGGCTCATGCTGCTGCTCCAGGCGAGGCGTGGAATAGAAAATGGCTGTTTTCTGTCATCTCGTCAATATTTGACAGATAGCTGTCACTTATCGGAAAGTTTTTGTCGTTGCACACGCTGTTGCCATTCCAATTCCAAGAAAGGAGCTACAGATGTCCGCACCTTCCACCAGCCCGCTCGTGCGCGTGCCCTTCGCCGAACTGCAGGGGCTGTTGCAAGCGATCTTCCAGCGCCACGGCTGCAGCGAGGCAGTGGCCGCCGTGCTTGCCCACAACTGCACCAGTGCCCAGCGCGATGGCGCCCACAGCCACGGCGTGTTTCGTATCCCCGGTTACGTTTCGACCCTGGCCAGCGGCTGGGTCGATGGCCGTGCCACGCCGCAGGTGACCGATGTAGCGCCCGGCTACGTGCGCGTGGATGCCGCCGGTGGCTTCGCCCAGCCTGCCCTGGCTGCGGCGCGTGGGTTGCTGGTGGAAAAGGCCCGCAGTGCCGGCATTGCCGTGCTGGCGATCCACAATTCGCACCATTTCGCCGCACTGTGGCCCGATGTCGAGCCGTTTGCAGATGAAGGCCTGGTGGCGTTGAGCGTGGTCAACAGCATGACCTGCGTGGTGCCGCACGGTGCACGCAAACCGTTGTTCGGCACCAACCCGATCGCCTTCGCCGCGCCGTGCGCGGGGCATGATCCGATCGTCTTCGACATGGCCACCAGCGCCATGGCCCACGGCGACGTGCAGATCGCTGCGCGTGCCGGCCAGGCATTGCCCGAAGGCATGGGCGTGGATGCCCAGGGCCAGCCGACCACCGACCCAAAGGCCATTCTCGAAGGCGGCGCGCTGTTGCCGTTTGGCGGGCACAAGGGCTCGGCGCTGTCGATGATGGTCGAGCTGCTGGCGGCGGCGCTGACCGGCGGGCATTTCTCCTGGGAGTTCGACTGGTCGGGGCACCCAGGGGCGAAGACGCCGTGGACCGGGCAATTGATCATCGTCATTGACCCGAGCAAGGCCGAGGGTGAGCGGTTTGCCCAGCGCAGCCGCGAGCTGGTCGAGCACATGCAAGGCGCAGGGCTATCGCGGATGCCGGGCGAGCGGCGCTACCGCGAGCGGGAGCAGGCCGAGCGGGAAGGGGTGGCGGTGACCGAACAAGAGTTGCAAGGCCTGAAGGCATTGCTCGGCTGAACCGGCCCTTTCGCGGGTAAACCCGCTCCCACAGCTGCAGCGCAGGGCTCAAGGTGGGTGCGGTCCCTGTGGGAGCGGGTTTACCCGCGAAGCATCCAGTGCAAATCCTCCCTGTGCAAAGTTGCATAGACAACCTTGCACTTATGTGATGTTCCTTGGGCCCGACTCCGGGTATCCTCAGGGCAGTCTTTCCGAACTGTCCTGATCCAAGGAGCTGCACGCTGTGTTCAAACATGTCGATGCCTATGCCGGCGACCCGATCCTCTCGTTGATGGAAACCTTCAAGGCCGACCCGCGCGCCGACAAGGTCAACCTGAGTATCGGCCTGTATTACGATGAGGCCGGTGTGGTGCCGCAGCTGGCAGCGGTCGATGCGGTGGAAAAACGCATCGCGGGCCAGGCCCATGAAGCCTCGCTGTACCTGCCGATGGAAGGCCTGGCCAGCTACCGCCAGGCGATCCAGGCGCTGCTGTTCGGTGCCGACCACCCGGCCGTGACCGGCAAGCGCGTGGCCACCGTGCAGACCGTTGGCGGTTCCGGTGCGCTGAAAGTCGGCGCCGACTTCCTCAAGCGCTACTTCCCGCAGTCGGAAGTCTGGGTCAGCAACCCGACCTGGGACAACCACCGCGCCATCTTCGAAGGTGCCGGGTTCAAGGTGCACACCTACCCGTACTTCGACCAGGCCAGCCGTGGCGTCGACTTCGACGGCATGTTGCAGGCCCTGCAGGCCCTGCCAGCCAACAGCATCGTGCTGCTGCACCCGTGCTGCCACAACCCCACCGGTGCCGACCTCGAGCAGGGCCAATGGCAACAAGTGGTGGAAGTGGTCAAGGCACGCCAACTGATTCCGTTCCTCGACATCGCCTACCAGGGCTTCGGCGAAGGCCTGGTGGAAGACGCCTACGCCATCCGCGAAATGGCCCGTGCCGGCGTGCCGTGCCTGGTCAGCAACTCGTTCTCCAAGATCTTCTCGCTGTACGGCGAGCGGGTAGGGGGCCTGTCGGTGGTCTGTGACGACGAAGCCACCACCCAGAGCGTGCTCGGCCAGCTCAAGGCCACCGTGCGTCGCAACTACTCCAGCCCACCCAACTTCGGGGCCCAGCTGGTGGCTGGCGTGCTCGGCGATGCCGAACTCAACGCCCAGTGGGCGGCAGAAGTGGAAGTGATGCGCAAGCGTATCCTCGACATGCGCCAGGCGCTGGTCGATGCATTGGCGGTACTGCTGCCAGGCCAGGACTTCCAGTTCTTCCTGCGCCAGCGCGGCATGTTCAGCTACACCGGTTTCAGCGTCGAGCAGGTCCGCCGCCTGCGTGACGAGTTCGGCGTGTACCTGATCGACAGCGGCCGGGTGTGCATGTCCGGCTTGCGTCCGGCCAACCTGCAACGGGTTGCCGAAGCCTTCGCTGCCGTACAGAAGTAAGGCCGCACGGGGCCGCTTTGCGGCCCATCGCCGCGGTTCGTCGCCACGACAAGCGTGGCTCCCACACAGGTACAGCGCACGCCTCAAGTTCTGCTCAGTGGGTGTGGGAGCCGGCTTGCCGGCCAATGGGCTGCAACGCCCCTGGGCACAACCTGCTTGTAAAGACAAGTGCAACCGCTCCTCGGAAAGGGGCTTCGCAAGTGCAACCTTTCCGTGCACAATCGCGCCCCTCTTCCCCGGTTGAGTTGGGCGAAACGTCTATTTCGCCATTCTCAGCCTGTTGCAGTCTTGCGAGTGGAGCTTCACCCGGAATGAATGAGCAGGCCCCAAGCGTTGAACAACGCTTTGTAGAATCGACCCCCGCCACCCTCGGCAGCTGGTCGCGTAACGACACTACCTGGATGCTGGGCCTGTTCGGCACAGCCATCGGCGCAGGCACCTTGTTCCTGCCGATCAACGCCGGCCTCGGCGGCTTCTGGCCGCTGCTGATCCTGGCCGCGCTGGCGTTCCCGATGACCTATTTCTCCCACCGTGGCCTGACTCGCTTCGTGCTGTCCGGGCGCAGTGGCGGTGACATCACCGAAGTGGTCGAAGAGCATTTCGGCATCAAGGCCGGTGCGTTGATCACCGTGCTGTACTTCTTTGCGATCTTCCCGATCCTGCTTATCTATAGCGTGGCCCTGACCAACACCGTCAGCAGCTTCATGGAGCACCAGCTGCACATGGTGCCTCCACCCCGCGCGATCCTGTCGTTCGTGCTGATCCTCGGCCTGCTGGCGATCGTGCGCTGCGGCGAGCAGGCCACGGTCAAGGTCATGAGCTTGCTGGTGTACCCGTTCATCGTTGCCTTGGGCCTGCTCGGCCTGTACCTGATCCCGCACTGGACCGGTGGCATCCTCGACAGCGCCACACAGGTGCCGTCGGGCACGGCCTTCCTGCACACCCTGTGGCTGGCCATCCCGGTAATGGTGTTCTCGTTCAACCATTCGCCGATCATTTCTGCCTTCGCCGTCGACCAGAAGCGCAGCTATGGCGAGCACGCCGACGAGCGCAGTGGCCAGATCCTGCGCCGTGCCCACCTGTTGATGGTGGTGATGGTGCTGTTCTTCGTGTTCAGCTGCGTGCTCACCCTGAGCAGCGCCCAGCTGGCCGAAGCCAAGGCGCAGAACCTGTCGATCCTGTCGTACCTGGCCAACCACTTCAGCAACCCGACCATTGCCTTTGCCGCGCCGCTGATCGCCTTCGTCGCCATTGCCAAGTCGTTCCTCGGCCACTACATCGGCGCCAGTGAAGGCCTCAAGGGCATCATTGCCAAGACCGGCGCACGCCCGGGTGCCAAAGCCCTGGACCGCCTGGTCGCCGCACTGATGCTGGTGGTCTGCTGGATCGTCGCCACCCTCAACCCAAGCATCCTCGGCATGATCGAATCGCTCGGTGGCCCGATCCTCGCCGTGCTGCTGTTCTTGATGCCGATGTACGCCATCCGTCGCGTGCCATCGATGCGCAAGTACAGCGGTGCACTGTCGAACGTGTTCGTGGTGGTGATCGGCCTGGTTGCGCTGACCTCGGTGGTGTACGGCCTGATCGGCTGATTCATTGCCTGCAACAGGAAAAGCCCGGAGCGTTTGTCTCCATCCGGGCTTTTTTTTGTCCACAGGAATTGTCAGGCAATAGAACAATTTGCATGTACCCATAGGCACCCGGCCGCCTTCATGATTAACTCAGTGTCCTTTTCAAAACCCCGCATAAGGATTTCGTCATGGCTCAAGTGACTCTCAAAGGCAACCCGGTTCAGGTCAAAGGCAACCTGCCACAGGCCGGCGCCCAGGCTCCGGCTTTCTCCCTGGTCGGTGAAGGCCTGGCTGACAAGTCGCTGAAGGACTACGCCGGCAAGCGCAAGGTGCTGAACATCTTCCCAAGCGTCGACACCCCGACCTGCGCCACGTCCGTGCGCAAGTTCAACGCCCAGGCCAACGACGTGGCCAACACCGTGGTGCTGTGCATCTCGGCCGACCTGCCATTCGCCCAGGCGCGCTTCTGCGGTGCCGAAGGCCTGGATAACGTGAAGAACCTGTCGACCCTGCGTGGCCGCGAGTTCCTCGAGAACTACGGCGTCGCCATCGCCGACGGCCCGCTGGCCGGCCTGGCTGCCCGTGCCGTGGTGGTGCTGGACGAGAACGACAAGGTGCTGCACAGCGAGCTGGTTGGCGAAATCGCTGACGAGCCGAACTACGATGCAGCCCTGGCTGTACTGAAGTAAGGATTGCGTGGGGCAGGGGCGGCTGTTTCAGCCTGTTCCGGCCCTTTCGCGGGTAAACCCGCTCCCACAGGTACGGCGCAGCCCTTGAAAGCTGTGATATTCCTGTAGAAGCGGGTTTACCCACGATAGGTCCGGGGCAGGTAAAGGAACTCTTCTGCCTGGCTCCTCTCCAAGCAACACCCTGTAACGGCCCGGAACGCTTTCCGGGCCGTTTTCATTTAAAGTTCAACCTTTTGGCAACGTCAGGCAAAGGTAAACCTCTGGTAAAGAGCCTTTGCTATAACGATGCCAGTGCTTATCGTTCAACCTCCCAAGCCGCCATTTCTGAACAAGGTTCGTTCAACCCATGCAAGTGTCCAATTCCCGATCCCCTCGTCGCTGGCTCGTCGGCCTGCTGATCCTGCTGCTGGTGGCCCTGCTGGCCTGGTGGCTGTGGCCCGCGGCAACGCCTGCCCACAAAGCGGCCGGTGGAGGGCGTGGCGGCAAAGGCATGGGCATGGGGATGGGCGGCCGGCCTGGTTTCGGCGGCTCCACCGACCCGGTGCCGGTACGCGTCGAGCCGGTGCGCGTGGGTGACTTCCCCCTCTACTACAAGGCGCTGGGCACGGTCACTGCGACCAACACGGTGAATGTGCGCAGCCGTGTGGCAGGCGAGCTGGTGAAGATCCTCTTCAAGGAGGGCCAGCAGGTCAAGGCCGGCGACCTGCTCGCCGAAATCGACCCACGACCTTACCGGATCGCCCTGCAGCAGGCCGAAGGCACCCTGGCGCAGAACCAGGCGCAATTGAAGAACGCCCAGGTCGACCTGGCGCGTTACAAGGGCCTGTACGCCCAGGACAGCATCGCCAAACAGACCCTCGACACCGCAGAAGCCCAGGTCGCGCAGTTCCAGGGGCTGGTCAAGACCAACCAGGCCCAGGTCAACGATGCCCGCCTGAACCTCGACTTCACTCAGATCCGTGCGCCGATCAGCGGCCGCGTAGGCCTGCGCCAGCTCGACCTGGGTAACCTGGTGGCGGCCAACGACACTACCGCCCTGGTGGTGATCACCCAGACCGAGCCGATCAGTGTTGCCTTCACCTTGCCCGAAACCGAGCTGAACACCGTGCTCGACCGTTACCGCAGCGGCGCCAGCCTGCCCGTCGAGGCCTGGGACCGCACCGACAGCAAGCTGCAGTCCACCGGCGTGCTGGGCAGCATCGACAACCAGATCGACACCACCACCGGCACCCTCAAGTTCAAGGGCCGCTTCGAGAACAAGGACCAGGCGCTGTTCCCCAACCAGTTCGTCAACGTGCGCCTGCTGGCCGACACCCTCAAGCAGGTGGTGATGGCTCCGGCAGCGGCCGTGCAGTTCGGGAACGACGGCACCTTCGCCTATGTGGTCAACGAGCAGAGCACGGTCAATATCCGCAAGCTCAAGGTCGGCGCCAGCGATGGCCAGAACAGCGTCATCCTCGACGGGCTCAAGGCAGGCGAACGCCTGGTGCTGGAAGGCACCGACCGCCTGCGCGAAGGCACCAAGGTCGAAGTGGTCGAAGACAGCTCGCAAGTGCCGACCACCCCAGGCCAGCACCTGCAGGGCCAGGACGCCAAGGGTTCGGCCCAGGCCGATGAAGCGCCTTCCGGCAAAACGGCAGCCAAGGCGGGCGCATGAACCTGTCGCGCCTGTTCATCCTCCGCCCGGTCGCTACCACGCTGACCATGCTGGCCATCGTTCTGGCCGGCCTGATCGCCTACAAGCTGCTGCCGGTGTCGGCCTTGCCCCAGGTCGACTACCCGACCATCCGCGTCATGACCTTGTACCCAGGCGCCAGCCCGCAGGTGATGA contains:
- a CDS encoding ABC transporter permease gives rise to the protein MSAEQLLGLVLDPDLLERYGPRFVDGLLVTAKLVAISFSLGAVLGLLLALARMSRHLLLQRMAAGYIYFFRGSPLLAQLFLLYYGLGSLKGFWQDVGLWWFFREAWFCTLLAFTLNTAAYQAEIFRGSLMAVAPGQYEAAHALNLKRSTTFFKVILPQSLLVAIGPLGNELILMIKASAIASLVTIYDLMGVTKLAFSRSFDFQIYLWAAVLYLVIVELVRRLLKHLEARLGRHLN
- a CDS encoding ABC transporter permease, with translation MLDQLSLLSFASGGWGQALLAGALVTVSLALACLPVGLPLGLAVALAARSRKRLPRAWATTFSTVFRGLPELLTLLIIYYGCQIAAQKLLAAMGYEGEFLINTFLAAMIAFSLVFAAFSSEIWLAAFKTLPKGQLEACSALGLSKRTGFFKVVLPQLTRIALPGLSNNWLSLLKDTSLVSTISLVDLMRQTNLAVSVTKEPMFFYGVACLGYLLFSAASGRVFAFIERRSNRHLQGARA
- a CDS encoding transporter substrate-binding domain-containing protein; translation: MNKTMALLGACALLLAGNASAETLRFATEGAYPPFNYVDADNQLHGFDIDITHALCEQMKVECTLVAQDWEGIIPALMARKYDAVVASMIDTEERRKKIAFTDHYYRTPLTVAVAKDSKISDAQTRFDGYTVGAQSSSTQAIYAEDVYAKAGADVKLYPTMDEANADLAAGRLDGVIADKFPLHEWMNKNGQDCCKILGDVANTKADAAIAVRKDDDALRQRLNTALAEIVANGTYQKIASKYFAFDIYN
- a CDS encoding MurR/RpiR family transcriptional regulator yields the protein MSQPIKQRLENSLQGAAASGRKIASYMLANLHELPFQTSASIAAKLGVSESSVGRFCRSLGYAHLKALKQDLQSDLGDGPWLMGDRLQEYRQNEDVSDNAGSLELEMAALVRVHEYRQSDAWHAVAQRLAEKPRVCIAGFQTERGIAMCMSHLLQYLRDGVQLVDGSAGHFGDVLLGRSEATTLVVFEARRYSRHALLLCQKARAAGIPVTLVTDTFCDWADAHADEVFRIPTEFNLFWESTATMLSWVHLMVNEVCKKLGPDVEKRLEATAALHNEFVGYTSWPANKQQ
- a CDS encoding Ldh family oxidoreductase produces the protein MSAPSTSPLVRVPFAELQGLLQAIFQRHGCSEAVAAVLAHNCTSAQRDGAHSHGVFRIPGYVSTLASGWVDGRATPQVTDVAPGYVRVDAAGGFAQPALAAARGLLVEKARSAGIAVLAIHNSHHFAALWPDVEPFADEGLVALSVVNSMTCVVPHGARKPLFGTNPIAFAAPCAGHDPIVFDMATSAMAHGDVQIAARAGQALPEGMGVDAQGQPTTDPKAILEGGALLPFGGHKGSALSMMVELLAAALTGGHFSWEFDWSGHPGAKTPWTGQLIIVIDPSKAEGERFAQRSRELVEHMQGAGLSRMPGERRYREREQAEREGVAVTEQELQGLKALLG
- a CDS encoding aromatic amino acid transaminase, producing MFKHVDAYAGDPILSLMETFKADPRADKVNLSIGLYYDEAGVVPQLAAVDAVEKRIAGQAHEASLYLPMEGLASYRQAIQALLFGADHPAVTGKRVATVQTVGGSGALKVGADFLKRYFPQSEVWVSNPTWDNHRAIFEGAGFKVHTYPYFDQASRGVDFDGMLQALQALPANSIVLLHPCCHNPTGADLEQGQWQQVVEVVKARQLIPFLDIAYQGFGEGLVEDAYAIREMARAGVPCLVSNSFSKIFSLYGERVGGLSVVCDDEATTQSVLGQLKATVRRNYSSPPNFGAQLVAGVLGDAELNAQWAAEVEVMRKRILDMRQALVDALAVLLPGQDFQFFLRQRGMFSYTGFSVEQVRRLRDEFGVYLIDSGRVCMSGLRPANLQRVAEAFAAVQK
- a CDS encoding serine/threonine transporter, which translates into the protein MNEQAPSVEQRFVESTPATLGSWSRNDTTWMLGLFGTAIGAGTLFLPINAGLGGFWPLLILAALAFPMTYFSHRGLTRFVLSGRSGGDITEVVEEHFGIKAGALITVLYFFAIFPILLIYSVALTNTVSSFMEHQLHMVPPPRAILSFVLILGLLAIVRCGEQATVKVMSLLVYPFIVALGLLGLYLIPHWTGGILDSATQVPSGTAFLHTLWLAIPVMVFSFNHSPIISAFAVDQKRSYGEHADERSGQILRRAHLLMVVMVLFFVFSCVLTLSSAQLAEAKAQNLSILSYLANHFSNPTIAFAAPLIAFVAIAKSFLGHYIGASEGLKGIIAKTGARPGAKALDRLVAALMLVVCWIVATLNPSILGMIESLGGPILAVLLFLMPMYAIRRVPSMRKYSGALSNVFVVVIGLVALTSVVYGLIG
- the tpx gene encoding thiol peroxidase, encoding MAQVTLKGNPVQVKGNLPQAGAQAPAFSLVGEGLADKSLKDYAGKRKVLNIFPSVDTPTCATSVRKFNAQANDVANTVVLCISADLPFAQARFCGAEGLDNVKNLSTLRGREFLENYGVAIADGPLAGLAARAVVVLDENDKVLHSELVGEIADEPNYDAALAVLK
- a CDS encoding MdtA/MuxA family multidrug efflux RND transporter periplasmic adaptor subunit, whose protein sequence is MQVSNSRSPRRWLVGLLILLLVALLAWWLWPAATPAHKAAGGGRGGKGMGMGMGGRPGFGGSTDPVPVRVEPVRVGDFPLYYKALGTVTATNTVNVRSRVAGELVKILFKEGQQVKAGDLLAEIDPRPYRIALQQAEGTLAQNQAQLKNAQVDLARYKGLYAQDSIAKQTLDTAEAQVAQFQGLVKTNQAQVNDARLNLDFTQIRAPISGRVGLRQLDLGNLVAANDTTALVVITQTEPISVAFTLPETELNTVLDRYRSGASLPVEAWDRTDSKLQSTGVLGSIDNQIDTTTGTLKFKGRFENKDQALFPNQFVNVRLLADTLKQVVMAPAAAVQFGNDGTFAYVVNEQSTVNIRKLKVGASDGQNSVILDGLKAGERLVLEGTDRLREGTKVEVVEDSSQVPTTPGQHLQGQDAKGSAQADEAPSGKTAAKAGA